In Anoplopoma fimbria isolate UVic2021 breed Golden Eagle Sablefish chromosome 12, Afim_UVic_2022, whole genome shotgun sequence, one DNA window encodes the following:
- the si:dkey-16n15.6 gene encoding organic solute transporter subunit alpha, translating into MGRWANCSWIGPEIPLSSQIFSAIKDELWLFLIPAGLAVISLGVFLEEVGFFLRHIASSRRKRLYLWILGMYPVFALTSLIALYVPRSSSLCNFLASLYHSITLLKFMGLITDFFGGKARMLAALSSQQVSPDPFPCCCCCCLPMVAISSSSRGWMMAAVLQLCVVRSILFFVTLVLWTDEQYDYGDVDSVNPNLYVNGIICVSTFVSFYGHLLFYKATKSALHGYGLRAKFICVIVVLVLCGLQSGILETMGALEVIPCTPPFSVLTRSQLIYHYCVIVEMFCIGLYARHTFRKVELSVVEDVEGPVRVHQMEKAVQTDDDQMTHHRPGLLSRCLVSASNASYSSDSEDTLCRIEHAPLDGFPFPQARGQQPGRREPVEPRSAEEPGVDLTHITVRADINYRDSNDVTVV; encoded by the exons ATGGGAAGATGGGCCAACTGTAGCTGGATTGGGCCTGAGATCCCTCTGTCATCACAGATCTTCAGTG CCATTAAAGATGAGCTGTGGCTCTTCCTCATCCCAGCCGGCCTGGCTGTCATTTCACTGGGGGTGTTTCTGGAGGAGGTGGGCTTCTTCCTGCGCCACATTGCCTCGTCCAGACGAAAACGGCTCTACCTGTGGATATTAGGAATGTACCCG GTATTTGCCTTGACCTCCCTCATAGCGCTGTATGTTCCACGCTCTTCATCGCTGTGTAATTTCCTTGCCTCACT ATACCACTCCATCACCCTGCTGAAGTTCATGGGACTGATCACAGACTTCTTTGGAGGGAAAGCTCGTATGCTGGCGGCTCTGTCTAGTCAGCAGGTATCTCCAGATCCTttcccctgctgctgctgctgctgtctcccGATGGTGGCCATCAGCAG CAGCAGCCGTGGCTGGATGATGGCGGCTgtgctgcagctctgtgttgtCCGCAGCATCTTGTTCTTTGTCACTCTGGTCCTGTGGACAGATGAGCAGTATGACTATGGTGAT GTGGATTCAGTTAACCCCAACCTGTATGTGAACGGTATCATATGTGTGTCCACCTTCGTGTCCTTCTATGGCCACCTTCTCTTCTACAAAGCCACTAAGAGTGCTCTACATGGCTATGGGCTGAGAGCCAAGTTCATCTGCGTCATTGTGGTGTTGGTGCTGTGTGGCCTGCAGAGCGGCATCTTGGAGACCATGGGTGCTCTGGAGGTTATCCCCTGCACACCACCCTTCTCTGTCCTGACCAGGTCCCAGT TGATCTACCACTACTGTGTGATTGTGGAGATGTTCTGTATCGGCCTGTATGCCCGCCACACTTTCCGTAAGGTGGAGCTGAGCGTGGTGGAGGATGTGGAGGGGCCCGTCAGAGTCCATCAGATGGAAAAGGCTGTTCAAACAGACGACGATCAGATGACACATCACAGGCCCGGCTTGCTCAGCCGCTGCCTCGTCAGCGCCTCCAACGCCAGTTACAGCAGTGACAGTGAGGACACCCTGTGCAGGATAGAGCATGCACCTCTGGATGGTTTCCCCTTCCCTCAGGCCAGAGGTCAGCAGCCAGGCAGGAGAGAACCAGTGGAACCCAGGTCTGCAGAGGAACCGGGTGTAGATCTGACCCACATTACTGTCAGGGCTGATATTAACTATCGGGACTCTAACGATGTCACTGTGGTTTGA